A single window of Flavobacteriales bacterium DNA harbors:
- a CDS encoding glycosyltransferase family 2 protein — MKVVGFSFIRNAIRYDYPVVESLRSILPVCDEVIVAVGKSEDDTLALVQSIAPDKIRIIETEWDDSLREGGRVLAEETNKALRAVRTDADWALYIQADEVLPESSHRPLRAAMEQWKDDKRVEGLLFDYVHFYGSYDYVGDSRRWYRREVRAVRPDPAVYSYRDAQGFRKDGRSLYVKPANATMYHYGWVRPPEVQQQRQEAFHALWHDDNWVESNVKIYDSFDYSRIDSLARFEGQHPEVMEDRIRRMNWSFAFDPSSRKLSFKTRVLGWIERITGWRVGEYRNYKLIR; from the coding sequence TTGAAAGTTGTCGGCTTTTCATTCATTCGCAATGCCATCCGGTATGACTACCCGGTGGTGGAGTCCCTGCGTTCCATATTGCCTGTATGCGATGAAGTGATTGTTGCCGTGGGAAAATCTGAAGACGATACGCTGGCCCTGGTACAGTCCATCGCTCCGGATAAGATCCGCATCATCGAAACCGAATGGGACGATTCCCTCAGAGAAGGTGGAAGGGTGCTCGCGGAAGAAACGAACAAGGCACTGCGTGCTGTTCGCACCGATGCCGACTGGGCCCTGTACATTCAGGCCGATGAAGTACTTCCCGAATCAAGCCACCGGCCGTTGCGTGCCGCCATGGAACAATGGAAGGATGACAAACGGGTGGAAGGACTCCTGTTTGACTACGTTCATTTTTATGGTTCTTACGATTATGTAGGCGATTCCAGGCGCTGGTACCGCCGTGAGGTGCGTGCCGTACGCCCCGATCCCGCCGTGTATTCCTACCGCGATGCACAGGGCTTCCGAAAAGACGGAAGGTCTTTGTATGTGAAGCCGGCGAATGCCACCATGTATCACTACGGTTGGGTGCGCCCCCCGGAGGTGCAGCAACAACGACAGGAAGCTTTCCATGCATTGTGGCATGATGACAATTGGGTGGAATCCAACGTGAAGATCTACGATAGTTTCGATTATTCCCGGATCGATTCCCTGGCCCGTTTTGAAGGACAACATCCGGAGGTGATGGAAGACCGCATCCGTCGCATGAACTGGTCTTTTGCCTTCGACCCTTCGTCACGTAAACTTTCTTTCAAAACCCGCGTGCTCGGGTGGATTGAACGGATAACCGGATGGCGGGTGGGAGAGTACCGCAACTACAAGCTCATCCGTTGA
- a CDS encoding PD40 domain-containing protein: MRNILLVIVCSLFCAGAFAQDTDSTWYRYPAVSPDGSTIAFCHGGDIYTVPVAGGVARVLTLHEAHDFMPVWSPDGKTIAFASDRYGNYDVFTIPASGGKPTRLTYYSSNDLPSDFTPEGDKVLFSSRRTDDPGSSQFPSWGFPQLYEVPVAGGMPVMILTTPALNARYHKSGKMILYDDLKGVEDLWRKHQTSSVAHDIWVLDVENKRHRQLTTYEGEDRNAVWAPNEQEIFYLSEKSGSFNVWKFPLLDPSQVTQVTNHKNHPVRNLSIASNGLMCYSYHGSIYTVRDGEQPVKVSIQVRNDGRDLERKFEPLGSEVSEMDVSPDGKEIAFINRGEVFVTSVDHRITKRITNTPEMERSVSFSPDGKSLLYAAERNGSWNIYQTKMVREDEKYFYQATVLKETPLVEGPEEAFQPQWAPDGKEIAYLEERTTLKILTLATRRTRVAMSGDHTYSYIDGDQYFQWSPDGKWLLVSFFDRERWDGEVGLVSAAGDGKVVNLTNSGYNDYHPKWILDGKAMIWYTDRNGNFRHSGSGSEDDVEAMYFTREAFDRANLSEVEWELLKEEEKDHKKSEGGYVPPIKIDLNGIERRTKQLTPHASWLADAVVSDDGGTLYYMAKSDNEGYDIWSRNLYKDEIKSLANVGGMGTLTLSKDGKTLFVISDDKMYTVETSGGKKSAISFSAEMEVDEAAERKYFLEHMWRQALKKFYKVDMQGVDWAFYLKEYERVLPDVNNLRDFSELASEMLGELNASHTGAKYRGKTPEGSDETASLGLMYDRGYVGAGLKVSEVLPGGPLDLAASRVKRGVVIEKIDGEQLTMTNNPYELLNHKSGKYVLLSLYDPASRGRWEERVKATSVGDEGNMLYERWVKGREDETERLSGGRLGYVHVRGMNDKSYREVYDKAMGKYFDKEALVVDTRFNGGGNLHDQLCVFLSGKKYFTTFPRGQVLGIRPDTRWTKPSVVLMCETNYSDAHIFPYAYKELNIGKLIGMPVPGTGTSVWWERLYIGIVFGIPEVGYMGLDGTLLENQELQPDIKVKNEYEQVAVGKDQQLERAVKELLDELGKK, encoded by the coding sequence ATGAGAAACATCCTCCTCGTTATTGTCTGCAGCCTCTTTTGCGCAGGTGCATTTGCCCAGGATACCGATTCTACCTGGTACCGTTACCCCGCTGTATCACCCGACGGAAGTACCATCGCCTTCTGCCACGGCGGCGATATCTACACCGTTCCTGTGGCCGGCGGCGTAGCCCGTGTGTTGACATTGCATGAGGCCCATGACTTCATGCCCGTGTGGTCACCCGACGGAAAAACCATCGCCTTTGCATCCGACCGCTATGGCAACTACGATGTGTTCACCATACCTGCATCCGGCGGAAAACCCACGCGTCTGACCTATTATTCGTCCAACGACCTTCCCAGCGATTTCACCCCGGAAGGAGATAAAGTGCTGTTCTCGTCACGGCGTACCGATGATCCCGGTTCATCTCAGTTCCCTTCCTGGGGATTCCCGCAATTGTACGAAGTACCCGTTGCCGGTGGAATGCCCGTCATGATCCTGACGACCCCCGCGCTGAATGCACGCTACCATAAGTCGGGAAAGATGATCTTGTATGATGACCTGAAAGGTGTTGAAGACCTTTGGAGGAAACACCAGACTTCTTCCGTAGCCCATGATATATGGGTGCTGGATGTGGAGAACAAACGACACCGGCAGCTTACCACATATGAAGGTGAAGACCGCAACGCCGTGTGGGCGCCCAATGAACAGGAGATTTTTTACCTCAGCGAGAAAAGCGGATCGTTCAATGTGTGGAAGTTTCCCCTCTTGGATCCCAGCCAGGTTACCCAGGTGACCAATCATAAAAATCACCCGGTACGCAACCTGTCTATCGCTTCGAACGGACTTATGTGCTACAGTTACCATGGAAGTATCTATACTGTTCGCGATGGAGAGCAGCCTGTCAAGGTTTCCATTCAGGTTCGCAACGATGGACGGGACCTGGAGCGGAAGTTCGAACCGCTCGGATCGGAAGTATCCGAGATGGACGTGTCACCCGACGGCAAAGAGATCGCATTCATCAATAGAGGGGAAGTGTTCGTGACATCTGTTGATCATCGCATCACCAAACGCATCACCAACACCCCGGAGATGGAACGCTCTGTGAGTTTCAGTCCGGATGGCAAAAGCCTCCTTTATGCAGCCGAACGCAACGGCAGCTGGAATATTTATCAAACCAAAATGGTCAGGGAAGATGAGAAGTACTTCTACCAGGCCACTGTGCTGAAAGAGACACCCCTGGTGGAAGGCCCGGAAGAAGCGTTTCAACCGCAGTGGGCGCCAGATGGAAAAGAGATTGCATACCTGGAGGAAAGAACCACCCTGAAGATACTCACCCTTGCCACCCGTCGTACACGCGTGGCCATGTCGGGAGATCATACCTACAGTTACATCGATGGCGATCAGTACTTTCAATGGTCACCCGATGGGAAATGGTTACTGGTGAGCTTTTTCGACCGTGAAAGATGGGACGGGGAAGTCGGACTGGTCAGTGCGGCCGGCGACGGCAAAGTGGTGAACCTAACCAACAGCGGATATAATGATTATCATCCCAAATGGATATTGGACGGGAAAGCGATGATCTGGTACACCGACCGCAACGGCAATTTCCGGCACAGCGGTTCCGGTTCCGAAGACGATGTAGAGGCCATGTATTTCACCCGCGAAGCCTTTGACCGCGCCAATCTGTCGGAGGTTGAATGGGAGTTGTTGAAGGAGGAGGAAAAGGATCATAAAAAGAGCGAAGGGGGGTATGTGCCTCCCATTAAGATCGATCTGAACGGCATCGAACGCCGCACAAAACAACTGACGCCCCATGCCAGCTGGCTGGCAGATGCCGTTGTGAGCGATGATGGCGGGACGCTTTACTACATGGCCAAATCCGACAATGAAGGATATGACATCTGGAGCCGCAACCTCTACAAGGATGAAATCAAATCGTTGGCCAATGTGGGTGGGATGGGTACCCTTACCCTAAGCAAAGACGGCAAAACCCTGTTCGTGATATCCGATGATAAAATGTATACAGTGGAAACATCCGGCGGAAAGAAAAGTGCCATCTCGTTCTCAGCGGAAATGGAAGTGGATGAAGCCGCAGAACGCAAGTACTTCCTCGAACATATGTGGCGGCAGGCGCTGAAGAAATTTTATAAGGTGGATATGCAAGGTGTGGACTGGGCCTTTTACCTGAAAGAATATGAAAGGGTGCTTCCTGATGTAAACAACCTCCGCGATTTTTCCGAGCTCGCCAGTGAAATGCTGGGTGAACTGAATGCCTCCCATACCGGTGCTAAGTACCGCGGCAAAACACCGGAAGGATCGGATGAAACGGCATCGCTCGGACTGATGTACGATCGGGGTTATGTGGGTGCCGGCCTGAAAGTATCCGAGGTATTGCCGGGTGGTCCGCTCGACCTCGCGGCATCCAGGGTGAAACGCGGCGTGGTTATTGAAAAGATCGATGGCGAACAGCTGACCATGACCAACAACCCCTATGAACTGCTGAACCACAAATCAGGTAAGTATGTGTTGTTGTCACTTTACGACCCCGCCTCCCGCGGTCGCTGGGAAGAAAGGGTGAAGGCTACATCCGTGGGTGATGAAGGCAACATGCTATACGAACGATGGGTGAAAGGCCGTGAGGATGAAACCGAACGCCTGTCCGGAGGCCGCCTGGGATATGTGCATGTAAGGGGTATGAACGACAAGAGTTATCGGGAAGTGTATGACAAAGCCATGGGCAAGTACTTCGACAAGGAAGCGCTTGTAGTGGATACACGCTTCAACGGCGGAGGCAACCTGCACGATCAGCTGTGTGTGTTCCTGAGCGGCAAGAAATACTTCACCACATTCCCACGCGGACAGGTGCTGGGCATTCGTCCGGATACCCGGTGGACCAAACCTTCGGTGGTGCTGATGTGCGAAACCAACTATTCGGATGCACATATCTTTCCATATGCCTACAAGGAACTCAACATCGGCAAACTCATCGGGATGCCCGTTCCGGGAACCGGCACCTCGGTGTGGTGGGAGCGCCTTTATATAGGTATCGTATTCGGTATTCCTGAGGTAGGCTACATGGGCCTTGATGGTACACTGTTGGAAAACCAGGAACTGCAACCCGACATCAAGGTGAAGAACGAGTACGAGCAGGTAGCAGTCGGTAAAGACCAGCAGTTGGAACGAGCTGTGAAGGAGTTGCTCGACGAGCTCGGTAAGAAGTAA
- a CDS encoding aspartate aminotransferase family protein, whose amino-acid sequence MYWEAYSHSKIRDRVFQALNQNLDFRQRDVLGLPASFLDPEEFYPDAPFLDDAPYMRALNSNPNHIGCHTVTQSEEAFKGTQELEREAIALCAEEILGGESGQQDGYVAAGGTEANIMALWIYRNYYMEKHSARPDEIAVVYSQDSHYSMPKGCNLLCLKQLVMEVDDSTRLIKTDALKQQLGDAAKSGIKYLIVVMNMSTTMFGSVDPIDEVTAVLDAQPLPFMLHVDGAFGGFIYPFSSGDERYTFKNPHITSFTMDAHKMLQAPYGTGIFLIRKGWMQYAMTKEARYVHGNDYTLSGSRSGANAIAIWMILRTHGSDGWKSKVRKLIARTDRLCETLDKKGIAYYRHPHMNIVTIRGNAISHKVAEKFVLVPDTHEGEPNWWKIVVMDHVTQGMLDRFLASVH is encoded by the coding sequence ATGTATTGGGAAGCTTATTCACACAGCAAAATCAGGGACCGGGTTTTCCAGGCCCTGAATCAAAACCTGGATTTCCGGCAACGCGATGTGCTGGGACTCCCCGCCTCTTTTCTTGACCCCGAAGAGTTTTACCCCGACGCTCCGTTCCTGGATGACGCCCCGTACATGCGGGCCCTCAACTCCAACCCCAACCACATCGGATGCCATACGGTGACCCAATCCGAAGAAGCGTTCAAGGGAACGCAGGAGCTGGAAAGGGAAGCCATCGCCCTATGCGCGGAAGAGATCCTGGGTGGAGAAAGCGGACAGCAGGACGGGTATGTAGCGGCAGGTGGAACCGAGGCCAACATCATGGCGCTTTGGATCTACCGCAACTATTATATGGAGAAGCACAGCGCTCGGCCGGATGAAATCGCCGTGGTGTATTCGCAAGACAGCCACTACTCCATGCCGAAAGGCTGCAACCTGCTTTGCCTGAAACAACTGGTGATGGAGGTGGATGACAGCACCCGCCTCATCAAAACAGATGCCCTGAAGCAACAACTCGGCGACGCAGCAAAGAGCGGGATCAAGTACCTGATTGTGGTGATGAACATGTCCACCACCATGTTCGGTTCGGTGGATCCGATTGACGAGGTGACGGCGGTGCTGGATGCACAACCGCTCCCCTTCATGCTGCATGTGGACGGCGCGTTCGGCGGCTTCATCTACCCGTTCTCATCGGGCGATGAACGCTATACCTTCAAGAACCCGCATATCACCTCTTTTACCATGGATGCACATAAGATGCTGCAGGCGCCTTACGGTACCGGCATCTTTCTGATCAGGAAAGGATGGATGCAATATGCGATGACCAAAGAGGCACGCTACGTACATGGAAACGACTACACCCTCAGCGGATCCCGCTCCGGTGCAAATGCCATAGCGATCTGGATGATCCTTCGTACGCACGGGTCGGACGGATGGAAAAGCAAGGTGCGCAAGCTCATCGCCCGCACCGACCGTTTGTGTGAAACGCTGGACAAAAAAGGCATCGCGTATTACCGTCATCCCCACATGAACATCGTTACCATCCGTGGGAATGCAATCTCGCACAAAGTGGCAGAAAAATTTGTGCTGGTACCCGACACCCATGAGGGCGAGCCCAACTGGTGGAAGATCGTGGTGATGGACCACGTGACCCAGGGTATGCTGGACCGCTTCCTGGCCAGCGTTCACTAA
- a CDS encoding (Fe-S)-binding protein, whose protein sequence is MDVELFIPCFIDQIYPDTAANMVRILERIGCTVHYNPDQTCCGQPAFTSGHWDEAREVAAKFIKDIDNTRPVVTPSASCAGMIKNYYDDLFKNSALHNEYRQLQKNTFELSDFLVNHLKITDLGAKMDGKKATYHDSCAALREYGIKREPRILLEKVKGLELVEMKDTESCCGFGGAFAAKFEAISSSLAEVKVNNALETEADFIVSTDASCLMHLNGYIRKEKKPLKIMHLADVLVSGWD, encoded by the coding sequence ATGGACGTTGAACTTTTTATCCCCTGTTTCATAGATCAGATCTACCCGGATACCGCCGCCAACATGGTACGGATCCTGGAACGCATCGGTTGCACGGTGCACTACAACCCCGACCAGACCTGCTGCGGTCAACCGGCTTTCACCAGTGGACACTGGGATGAAGCCAGGGAGGTGGCCGCCAAGTTTATCAAAGACATTGACAACACCCGGCCGGTGGTCACGCCCTCAGCATCGTGCGCAGGCATGATCAAGAACTATTACGACGACCTCTTCAAGAACTCAGCCCTGCACAATGAGTACAGGCAACTGCAGAAAAACACCTTCGAGCTGTCGGACTTCCTGGTGAACCACCTAAAGATCACCGACCTCGGCGCCAAGATGGATGGCAAGAAAGCCACCTACCATGATTCCTGCGCCGCCCTGCGTGAGTACGGCATCAAGCGCGAACCCCGCATACTGTTGGAAAAGGTGAAAGGTCTGGAACTCGTGGAAATGAAAGACACCGAAAGCTGCTGCGGCTTCGGAGGGGCATTCGCCGCCAAGTTTGAAGCCATCTCCAGCAGCCTGGCGGAGGTAAAGGTGAACAACGCCCTGGAAACGGAGGCCGACTTCATCGTAAGCACCGACGCATCCTGCCTCATGCACCTCAACGGATACATCCGCAAGGAAAAGAAACCGTTGAAGATCATGCACCTCGCAGACGTACTGGTTTCCGGTTGGGATTGA
- a CDS encoding MFS transporter, with amino-acid sequence MIEKGNKKIIRGWAMYDWANSVYSLVITSTIFPIYYNAVTSSDGNDQVVFLGRQFTNTALYSYTISAGFLLVVLISPLLSGIADYSGRKKAFMRFFCYLGSAACCALYFFDKDHLGIGLGGLMLATMGFSGSLVFYNAYLPEIAEVKDQDRVSALGFGLGYVGSAILLIVNLIMIMSPETFGMPSDGTPARISFVMTGIWWFGFSHITFRVLPKNVYQKQASGNLLTKGYAELLGVWKQIRTEKALPMFLTAFFVYSMGVQTMMYMAASFGDKEISMKSDELITTILIIQFVAMIGAWAFSRASSLFGNIRALSVSLVIWVGICVSAYFVYTANAFYLLAAVVGLVMGGIQSLSRSTYAKMLPETHDHASYFSFYELCEKTGIVLGTASYGLIEELTGSMRNSVFALIVFFVVGWFFLFRLPRKNTDL; translated from the coding sequence ATGATCGAAAAGGGAAATAAGAAGATCATCAGGGGCTGGGCCATGTACGACTGGGCCAACTCGGTGTACAGCCTGGTGATCACCTCCACCATTTTTCCCATTTACTACAATGCCGTTACTTCCTCCGATGGAAACGACCAGGTGGTATTCCTGGGCCGCCAGTTCACCAACACCGCCTTATACTCCTACACCATTTCCGCAGGTTTTCTGCTGGTGGTGCTGATCTCACCGCTTCTTTCCGGCATCGCCGACTACAGCGGGCGCAAGAAAGCCTTCATGCGCTTCTTCTGCTACCTGGGCTCTGCCGCCTGCTGCGCGCTGTACTTCTTCGACAAAGACCACCTGGGCATTGGCCTGGGGGGATTGATGCTGGCCACGATGGGTTTCTCCGGCAGCCTCGTATTCTACAACGCCTACCTGCCCGAGATCGCGGAGGTAAAAGACCAAGACAGGGTGAGCGCCCTGGGGTTCGGACTGGGCTATGTGGGCAGCGCCATCCTGCTGATCGTAAACCTGATCATGATCATGAGTCCGGAAACATTCGGTATGCCTTCGGATGGAACACCTGCCCGGATCTCGTTTGTGATGACGGGCATCTGGTGGTTCGGCTTCTCCCACATCACCTTCAGGGTACTGCCGAAAAACGTGTACCAGAAACAGGCATCGGGCAACCTGCTTACCAAAGGATATGCGGAACTGCTGGGTGTGTGGAAACAAATCCGCACGGAAAAAGCATTGCCGATGTTCCTCACCGCCTTCTTTGTTTACAGCATGGGCGTACAAACGATGATGTACATGGCCGCTTCTTTCGGTGACAAGGAAATCTCCATGAAAAGCGATGAGCTCATCACCACCATCCTCATCATCCAGTTTGTAGCCATGATTGGCGCCTGGGCCTTTTCAAGGGCCTCTTCCCTGTTCGGAAATATCCGGGCCCTGTCCGTGTCCCTTGTAATCTGGGTGGGGATATGCGTGTCCGCCTATTTCGTGTATACTGCCAATGCCTTCTACCTGCTGGCCGCCGTGGTGGGATTGGTCATGGGTGGCATCCAGTCGCTGTCGCGATCCACTTACGCCAAGATGCTTCCGGAGACACATGACCATGCATCTTATTTCAGTTTTTATGAACTCTGCGAAAAGACAGGCATCGTATTGGGCACAGCCAGCTACGGCCTGATCGAAGAGCTGACCGGCAGCATGCGGAATTCCGTTTTCGCCCTGATTGTCTTTTTTGTTGTCGGATGGTTCTTTCTGTTTCGCCTTCCGCGGAAAAATACCGACCTTTGA
- the hemE gene encoding uroporphyrinogen decarboxylase, which yields MELKNDLILRAARGEKTERTPVWLMRQAGRVFPEYRRVREKAGSFKQLVENPELACEVTIQPVDILGVDAAILFSDILVIPEAMGLPYEVVEAKGPVFERFIKRPEDLDSLHIANPEEDLAYVVEEIRLVKSALAGRVPLIGFAGAPWTIFSYMVEGSGSKTFSTARKWLYTDAETSHRLLDMITRSTIAYLKAQVQAGANMVQVFDSWAGVLSPDQYHTFCIPYLKAICEAITDVPVIIFAKGAFFAMNELAQLPCEVLGLDWNMPIRETKAQIGNGKTVQGNLDPCLLYADKQVITKATHAMLETFGPQRHIANLGHGLYPDTNPDHVKHFVEVVQSYRHRE from the coding sequence ATGGAATTGAAAAACGACCTCATCCTGCGGGCAGCCAGGGGAGAAAAGACCGAAAGAACGCCCGTGTGGTTGATGCGTCAGGCCGGACGCGTGTTCCCGGAATACCGGAGGGTGCGCGAAAAAGCCGGCAGTTTCAAGCAGCTGGTGGAGAACCCGGAACTGGCGTGTGAAGTCACCATACAGCCTGTGGACATCCTGGGCGTGGACGCCGCCATCCTGTTCTCCGATATCCTGGTGATACCGGAAGCCATGGGACTTCCCTACGAAGTGGTGGAAGCCAAAGGCCCTGTGTTCGAACGGTTCATCAAACGACCGGAAGACCTGGACAGCCTGCACATAGCCAACCCTGAGGAAGACCTGGCATATGTGGTGGAGGAAATCCGACTCGTGAAATCCGCCCTGGCCGGTCGCGTGCCGCTGATCGGTTTTGCAGGCGCACCATGGACCATCTTCTCTTATATGGTGGAAGGCAGCGGATCCAAAACCTTTTCAACCGCGCGCAAGTGGTTGTACACAGACGCGGAGACGAGTCACCGCCTGCTCGACATGATCACCCGATCCACCATTGCCTACCTGAAAGCGCAGGTGCAGGCGGGCGCCAACATGGTGCAGGTGTTCGACAGCTGGGCCGGCGTACTTTCGCCCGACCAGTACCACACCTTCTGCATCCCCTACCTGAAAGCGATCTGTGAAGCCATCACCGACGTGCCGGTGATCATCTTCGCAAAAGGCGCCTTCTTTGCCATGAACGAGCTGGCGCAACTACCATGCGAAGTGCTGGGACTCGACTGGAACATGCCCATCAGGGAAACCAAAGCACAGATCGGAAACGGAAAAACGGTACAGGGCAACCTGGACCCGTGCCTGCTGTATGCCGATAAGCAAGTGATCACAAAGGCCACCCACGCCATGCTGGAAACCTTCGGACCACAGCGGCACATCGCCAACCTGGGCCATGGCCTCTACCCGGACACAAACCCGGATCACGTTAAACATTTTGTGGAAGTCGTTCAGTCGTACCGCCACCGCGAATGA
- a CDS encoding aconitate hydratase has translation MIFDLDMIKAVYARFPERIAAARKVVNKPLTLSEKILYTHLWDGSATTAYERGKSYVDFAPDRVAMQDATAQMALLQFMQAGKETTAVPSTVHADHLIQARVGADKDLQESINKNNEVFNFLASVCNKYGIGFWKPGAGIIHQVVLENYAFPGGMMIGTDSHTVNAGGLGMVAIGVGGADAVDVMAGMAWELKFPKLIGVKLTGKLNGWTSAKDVILKVAGILTVKGGTGCIVEYFGEGARSLSCTGKGTICNMGAEIGATTSTFGYDESMSRYLSATGRADVAKLADAIKEHLTGDDEVYANPEKYFDQVIEIDLSTLEPHLNGPFSPDIATPISKMREAAEKNGWPTKIEYGLIGSCTNSSYEDISRSASIAKQAVDKHLKAQSQFTVTPGSEQVRYTIDRDGFIDTFNQIGANVFANACGPCIGQWARAGADKQEKNTIVHSFNRNFAKRADGNPNTYAFVGSPELVTAMAIAGDLGFNPLTDTLTNEEGQQVKLDEPKGFELPPNGFAVEDAGYQAPAADGSKVDVVVKPDSERLQLLTPFQPWDGKNITGMRVLIKAKGKCTTDHISMAGPWLRYRGHLDNISNNTLTGAVNAFNDETNKVKNVITGEYGEVPAVQRDYKAKGIPTIVVGDSNYGEGSSREHAAMQPRHLGVRAVLVKSFARIHETNLKKQGMLALTFSNEADYDKIREDDTISFTDLDQFAPDKQLTLRLDHADGTSDEIKVNQSYNESQIEWFKAGSALNLIKQREKASI, from the coding sequence ATGATATTCGACCTTGACATGATCAAAGCGGTGTATGCCCGCTTCCCCGAACGCATTGCCGCAGCACGTAAAGTGGTTAACAAACCCTTGACGCTCTCTGAAAAGATCCTCTACACCCACCTGTGGGATGGTTCAGCCACCACAGCCTATGAAAGGGGTAAATCCTATGTGGACTTCGCGCCCGACCGCGTAGCCATGCAGGATGCCACCGCCCAGATGGCCCTCCTCCAGTTCATGCAAGCCGGTAAGGAAACAACCGCCGTGCCTTCTACCGTGCACGCCGACCACCTGATCCAGGCACGCGTGGGCGCCGACAAGGACCTGCAGGAATCCATCAACAAAAACAACGAAGTATTCAACTTCCTCGCTTCCGTTTGCAACAAATACGGCATCGGTTTCTGGAAACCCGGCGCCGGTATCATCCACCAGGTGGTACTCGAAAACTATGCATTCCCCGGAGGTATGATGATCGGTACAGACAGCCATACAGTGAATGCCGGCGGACTTGGCATGGTGGCCATCGGCGTGGGCGGCGCAGACGCCGTTGACGTGATGGCAGGTATGGCATGGGAGCTGAAGTTCCCCAAACTGATCGGCGTGAAACTGACCGGAAAGCTGAACGGATGGACATCCGCCAAAGACGTGATCCTGAAAGTGGCCGGCATCCTTACAGTAAAAGGCGGAACCGGCTGCATCGTGGAATATTTCGGCGAAGGCGCCCGCTCCCTGTCATGCACAGGCAAAGGTACCATCTGCAACATGGGCGCCGAGATCGGGGCCACCACCTCCACCTTCGGATACGACGAGTCCATGTCGCGTTACCTGTCGGCCACCGGACGTGCGGATGTAGCCAAACTCGCCGATGCCATCAAGGAACACCTCACCGGCGATGACGAAGTATACGCCAACCCTGAAAAATATTTCGACCAGGTGATCGAGATCGACCTGTCGACCCTCGAACCGCATCTGAACGGTCCATTCTCGCCGGACATCGCCACCCCCATCTCCAAGATGCGTGAAGCCGCCGAGAAGAATGGGTGGCCGACCAAGATTGAATACGGCCTGATCGGTTCCTGCACGAACTCTTCCTATGAAGATATTTCCCGTTCCGCCTCCATCGCCAAACAGGCGGTCGACAAACACCTCAAAGCACAATCCCAGTTCACTGTGACCCCAGGTTCCGAACAGGTACGCTATACCATCGACCGCGACGGCTTTATCGACACGTTCAATCAGATCGGAGCCAATGTGTTTGCGAATGCATGCGGTCCCTGCATCGGCCAATGGGCGCGTGCGGGTGCTGACAAACAGGAGAAAAATACCATCGTCCATTCATTCAACCGGAACTTCGCCAAACGCGCCGACGGCAACCCGAACACCTATGCCTTTGTGGGATCACCCGAACTGGTCACAGCTATGGCGATCGCCGGTGACCTGGGCTTCAATCCACTTACCGATACCCTCACCAACGAAGAAGGTCAGCAGGTAAAACTGGATGAACCCAAAGGATTCGAACTCCCACCCAATGGCTTTGCCGTGGAAGATGCCGGTTACCAGGCACCCGCTGCTGACGGCAGCAAGGTGGACGTGGTGGTGAAGCCCGACTCAGAACGTCTCCAGCTCCTGACCCCCTTCCAACCCTGGGACGGCAAGAACATCACAGGCATGCGTGTGCTGATCAAAGCAAAAGGCAAGTGCACCACCGACCACATCTCGATGGCCGGCCCGTGGCTGCGCTACCGCGGACACCTCGACAACATCTCCAACAACACCCTCACCGGTGCGGTGAATGCTTTCAACGACGAAACCAACAAAGTGAAGAACGTTATCACCGGTGAATACGGTGAAGTGCCGGCGGTACAACGTGACTACAAAGCCAAAGGCATCCCAACCATTGTGGTAGGCGATTCCAACTACGGTGAAGGTTCTTCCCGCGAGCACGCCGCCATGCAACCCCGTCACCTCGGTGTTCGTGCGGTGCTGGTGAAATCCTTCGCCCGCATCCACGAAACGAACCTGAAAAAACAAGGCATGCTGGCGCTCACGTTCTCCAACGAAGCCGACTACGACAAGATCAGGGAAGATGATACCATATCCTTCACCGACCTGGATCAGTTCGCGCCAGACAAGCAGCTGACCCTGCGACTGGATCATGCCGACGGCACCTCGGATGAGATCAAGGTGAACCAGAGCTACAATGAAAGCCAGATCGAGTGGTTCAAAGCCGGATCGGCGCTGAACCTGATCAAACAACGCGAGAAAGCAAGCATCTGA
- a CDS encoding 30S ribosomal protein S20, with protein MANHKSALKRIRATEARTERNKYQHKTARNVIKKLRTTTDKKEATDLLPKVSAMLDKLAKSNIIHKNKASNLKSSLTKKVASLS; from the coding sequence ATGGCAAACCATAAGTCAGCCCTGAAGCGAATCCGTGCCACCGAGGCCCGCACAGAAAGGAACAAATACCAGCACAAGACCGCGCGTAACGTGATCAAGAAGCTGCGTACCACAACCGACAAGAAAGAAGCAACGGACCTGTTGCCAAAGGTTTCGGCCATGCTGGATAAGCTTGCCAAGAGCAACATTATTCACAAGAACAAAGCATCCAACCTGAAGTCAAGCCTGACCAAGAAGGTTGCAAGTCTTTCATAA